The DNA sequence TGACCTTGCCtatgagacagagaagaaggagCGCACTTCCTCCACATCTGATGCCCAGCCAGCCTGGATGAGGACCCTTCACACAACTGCCCGCAACTGGCTCCAGCTCATACCTCAAACAGTCAATCCACTTAAACGCACAGTGGAGAACATCAAGGTAATGGCAGGACTAAGAGGCAAGGTGGTTGGTAAGAAGCCTTCTGGAAAAACATATCCTTGGGAACTGCTGTACAGACACCTAATgatagtttttaaatgtttttacttacaCCTTGTTACTTACTATCAAGTAACAAGGTgacatgaaaagaaacacaggCTTTAATAATCAGTGAAAGAATATATGCTAGTGCTTCTTTCTGCATTTGGTTTATTATCATCtttgtcaaaacacacaaataccaGGACCCACTATTCCGCTTCTTTGAGCGCGAGGTGAAAATGGGTGGTAAGATGCTGCAGGAGGTCTGTCAGGATCTGTCTGATGTGGTTCAAGTGTGTGAGGGCAAGAAGAAGCAGACCAACTACCTGCGCACACTCATCAGCGACCTTGTTAAAGGTAAAATGTTTCccccctctttttttgttttgttttacaatttatttagcttttgGTACAGCCAAAAGACTTCACACTTCAGATGCCTAATTGTTTATCTTGCTCAATACTTAGTAAATGATCTACACTTGTAGCGCTTTTCCACCAATTGgcactcaaagggctttacGCTACTTCTCATTtatccattcacacaccgatgtgggagctgctatgcagctggccaacactcaataTGAGAAGTTGGAaactgtcttgctcaaggacacttcgacatgtgaccggaggagccggggattgaaccagcaacagGGGGATTGGTGGAGgtccgctctaccttcctgcaccaaaGTTGCCCCTCGAGCATTTCCAGTTCAAAACTATGATCTGATATAATCCATACCAGTCCATTTTAGATGCACCTTACTGTGACGTAGTGCTGAACAAAGTCATGTGAGACAGAGGGTTCCTTGGAACTTCTCGTGCCACATACACCGCATGACCCCGAGAAGACAGATTTATCTTATTACATCACTGGTATGaacattcaaacatttcttttctgcaGGAATCCTCCCTCGCAGCTGGTGTCGTTACACAGTTCCAGTGTCCATGACTGTAATCCAGTGGGTGGCAGACTTCAGTGAGCGAAtcaagcagctgcagcagatctCCCAGGGTGCTGCCAGTGGGGGTGCCAAAGAACTGAAGGTATTTTGGTTAATTGTTGGGGTACAAAATCAAGAGCCACTCataggatttttatttaatttttttttccctgactTCCATTCTTCAGAACATCCATGTTTGCTTGGGTAGCCTGTTCGTGCCAGAGGCTTACATTACTGCAACCCGCCAGTATGTGGCTCAGGCCAACAGCTGGTCTCTGGAAGAGCTGTGTCTTGAGGTCAATGTCACTACAGCCCAGGGTGCTGCACTGGATGCCTGCAGCTTTGGCATCAAAGGTCAGTCAACCAGAGTGAagaaaatataaactgaaaatatatgataaaaacaaacagtaggTTATTGCCATCAAAAGATTTCTTCAGAATATATTGTCAAATTTAAAACGATGTCCAACATTTTGAATGTGCCTCCCAGGTCTGAAACTGCAGGGAGCTACTTGTGCCAACAACAAGCTGTCTCTGTCCACATCCATCTCCACTGAACTGCCACTCACTCAGCTCCGATGGATCAAGCAAAGCAACGCTGAGAAGAGACACATGGTAAGAATGTAGAAACAACTTTTTCCATTTATATTACTAGAGGATTGTAATgccattaaatttaactttgttgtcatcacattttgtttttctcaggtGACTCTTCCCGTGTACCTAAACTTCACCCGATCTGACCTCATCTTCACAGTTGACTTTGACATCGCCACAAAAGAAGATCCTCATAGCTTCTATGAGCGTGGAGTTGCCATTCTGTGCACAGAGTAAATGAAATGGAGGGATTCCTGAAGATTTGTCGTCTTAAACTATATTGAATCTCTAGCATCCATCCCCTATTAACAATCATTACAAAAAGTAGTTTgtagtttttgcttttgcatgTAGTGTAATACATAGTTAAAATGTGTAGTAGTAAACATATACTGATAGTGTTTTTGGAATGTGTCTTTGAAGGTAGAGAATGTTGTCAGATGGtaaatgaagagaaacaaaTATGCAAAAGGAAAGTTGAAAGGAAACCCTGTTTTTATGAAAGAATCAAAGTAAGTTTTTACATGGAATAAAACTAGTTGGGATGACATGAACTGCATTTATAAGTGTTGACTTTCTGTCCTAGCAAATGTTTGGCTTTTAAGTATGGATAATGCATGCAATGTTTGTCACTTTGAATTAACAAATGCAACAGCGCATGAGTGGAGGTGCTAAAAATGAAAGGCATTGTTTGATATTTGAATTAAGAGTTGAGGCTTAAAAAGCTTGACTCCTCAACATGCAATGTTGAGTCTAtgtactctgtgtgtttttaatttagatcATGAAACCCTAAAATGGTAGGTCATGTAAAACATCTACAGCCATTGAATAAAACTACAGGATTATCCTAAATGATCTTGACCCACATTCAGCTGCAGAGGGAGATGTAAtgttaaaagatttaaataaaaaaaaaaaaatacagaagctataaaatgttcattaaaacagTTTAGCATTTTCACTTTATATGTGAGTTTGTCTGAAtacacagaggaaacatttattttctgataaTGATTTTATAATATTGCAGAACTTTGATTGCTGGTTTGAGGTTTGAGAAGGGTAATAATCAGCTTTGGCTGAAACCAAGCATTATTTCAACCTTTAAATCTAGATTTCATATATGGGGTGTGCTTATTAATCAAACTGTAAAAAGCCTTATTAAATAAATACCAGGCAGTGGTCACTGTCATTTGTAAATAACTGAGGATTACTTAAGTTACAGTTTACGTTACAGTGAGCTCTAATATCTTCAGAAACTGGTTGTAGCCAATTCCAGTTTAAATTGCCAAAGACAATACATTCTTTGAAAATCACAACTGATAGTACAGCAGGAAGAGCACCACTATCTGTGGATGGTGACCTACAAATACCAACAACAGTTAAAGTAAGGGAATTTGAAACCTCAAGGTTAAGGTCTTAAAACCCAAATGGCTTAGTCACTGATTTAGAAAAGGGCACATTTACTTAAGTTATTTTTGATCTAAATTGCTACACCCCCACCCCTTTTGGGGCGGTCAGCTTTAAAAATATAGCAGTTTATAGTAATATCCTTGTCAACACTGATCTACTTTGACTTTCAGATAAAACAATAACATCTTACTCTGTAAAACATGCCCAGATATGCAACAAATCAATTTTAGAAACACGACTGCGTATATTCAAGCGAATAAAACCAAGGCCAGCTCTTTCTTTAAAGCCAGCTGGGGTGTTCTATCCAGCAGTGATGACTGGGCCTGGGTTGGGCTGCACATTCCCTGGCATAGACAATAAAAGCATAGACAGACATTTTACAACTTTCCCGTATAATTCTGATGTCATGAGGGCCACTAAATGTgatgaaacatttttcacatgcaGCTATAACACCAGAGACAAAATGGGTCCATCCTATTAGACAATTAGAGGCAGGGTATACATAGTGACATTTAGTACCATGCAGCCCAATGGCAGATCTTTAATTTTGAGTGCTGTACTGGAGTCTTCATTCCATTGAGAGTACTCCTCATTTGGTGCtacatgatgaaaataaagaatgtaGCAATGCAAAGATTATCTTTGTCTCAGATCAACAAATTATTAGAGACACGAGCAATATCATagtcagtgaaaaaaaatacaaataatccAGTCCGGATTTCCCGCACTAAGGTGCTGTACGATGAAGAATATACATGACGTCACACAAACAGGAATTTTGAGGAGTGTAGGTGTGCTGTGAATAAAACACAGACCATCCACAATACAATTCTTTATGAATAGAGATAAAGGTTGTTTCATAAATCAGATTCCAGGTCCTTTCCCAACCTTTTGACAAGGAAGCACATATGCAAAATACCTATGAGCAAAATTCACATGGACACAGACATAAACCTTCTCTGAACATCTTTTTCACATGACTAGTGATTATTGAAACCTTTTAGTGGCAGTGTATTACTGACACAAGGTTGGAAGGAAACAATTGTGATAAAGTAAATGAACATGAAGAATGTTTTGAGATCACGttcctgcaaaataaaagccgtCTCTATGTAAAACTATCTTgaatacataaagtaaaaaataaaataaaataaaaaaactaataaaaacatgtagagGTTTTGGTTCTTGCTTATGAATCAAAAAAAGCTAGGCAATtgtagtttgtcttttattggCCTGTGAAGAAATgcacaattgttttcactgaCAGTGAACAGGCTGTTCTTAAGTTTAATCCTGGACACAGCTTATTATGGGAGttcctaaaacaaacaaacaaaaacaaaaaatcgtAACTATTCACAAAGAGGCAGCCAATGTACTCAGCATAATTTTGCACCTATGAGACgttcaaaatgaccaaaagtagaaaaataggTCATAATGTCTCTTCACCAACATATCCAAAAATGAGGTAACAAAGTATACTGCAAAGTAACTATTTACAACATTGCATTCCTCCGTAAATCGTACAAATTGTTTGACGTTTGTGGTACTTCAGTCTGTCAGTCCACAGTCAGGTGGCTCTAACATGGTTAGGACACTGCCTCATTTGTCCTCCATGTCGACAACACACTGCCTCTTTCTTTGCCCAAGCTCCAACACTTCTGCTCCAGGGAGACCCAGCTTTCTCTTGTAAATTGATCGGAGGTTACATGGGCTGGCAGCTCTCTCAGAAGAGCTATGGGGCATTTGGGATGAGCTCTCTCCTGCTGGGGTAAGAGGTCTAGATGTTTGAGGTGTGGAGGATATTGTAGCCTGCAAACCTGAATCATCAAGCCACAAATCAGTTTCCATGGTCTGGGTGTGCATTGTTGAATCAGTTACTGCGTCTACTGGAAGTTCTATACAAGCATCTTTGTCACTGTTGGAAGGCAAAGTGTCAAGCTCACAGACCCACACCTCAGGGCCAGCCCCACATTTCGTCTGGACATCTAAAAGCTGTTGCTGATCTATTACAGGATCTCTCATTCCAGTTTTCATCACTTCTCTGAGAGCAACAGAAGCAGGGTGGAGAAGCATAAATCTCCTGCTGCATCCAGAGAACcgacatcctcctcctccttttccctGCTGCTTTGTTCGTCGGGAGACGCCATCATCGATATTTGACTCATCAGAATCCTCAGAGCTCCCATCATACGGGTCCAGAAACTACAATGATAATCAGTACAGGCACATTGATTCATAAACACATAATATAACATGATGCTTTTGTGGTAGAAAAAGTCTAATCAGTGAAATAAGGAGGATTACCAAAGAACAACAACCATGCCTTGCTGCTGCCTTCAATGGCAGTGTCCGACGAAATGTCCCACTCTCCGGTGCACTGCTCACACAACCCTGCTCAATAAAAGGGTTCAACATCACTTTTTTGTGACAAGAGCGattcttttttaaacttaaaactaCGTGATATTCCTAAAACtacaaaagagaaatgtgttatGTAGAAAGATGTGcaagtgtgcaaaaaaaaaaaaacttcctcaTAAGTTCGGGATCTTGCTTAgtctctttaaaacatttaaatcagttgTTCTTATTATGCCATTTTGTTTGCAGTATTCACATTAAGAACACAAGCAATACCATGGTGCTGGTGTCTGACCATCTTGGGCTGATTTCTGAGTCTGAGTCAGTGCTGGACTCCACTTTACACATCTcctgacagaaaacacagacaatttCGATCTCAAAGCCAGAAGAACAAAGCTAAATGATAAtgatatgaaaatgtcaaactgaatGACCACATCACTTTCAATGTGGTGTTTAAATGTGGCAAACTAATCGCACCATGTATTTGAAAGCAAGATGATCCATGTTGCTGGACACACGTCTCTTActttgatctaaaaaaaaaaaaaaaagaaaagaaaaaaaaaagagacacacaaaaataataataatttataaccACATACTAGATATGCCTATCACCCAGCTACTCTCAATACCTGTTGTAACTTCGAACAACCATTGAACATTTTGGAAGACGGTCATCAGTTAACGCAGTCAGTAGTTCATTTGTAACACCCCGGCAAGCCGTGCACATGCTGGCCGCTTTTCACCGATGTGAATTGCGACAGAAATGCAAGAGTAGCTTATCATGTccaagaaaataaattacaatcttGCATTGATTTCACAccagcaaaattaaaaaaacaaacaaacaaacaaacaaaaaacgtaTTCCTACCTGGAAGTGAGTTTTGTCTTCTCCTACCTGCCATGACATTTGGCGCTTGTATTTGTTAGTGTACCCCGATAAAGTAAAAGACTGAATTAGTGACAGTGTGATgtggaaaataaatagaatagATTAATCAACAGAAAACTGCACCAGGTGCCTTATATCTGATGCACCCACGAGTGGCCTCAGGTGGTTGTTGTCTAAGCGTGACAAACTGCACTGAAGTTACTCATTTCAAGTTTCTCACAAAATAACACGTCCGGTGTGtttcttctttcaaaataaaacactttttgtcCGCAAAATGTCGTTTTAATAAAAGTCTGTATTCGCTGCTACTTTGTTTTAAACCCCTATTGAAGTAGAGAAAGCTCTGAATGAGTGAGTGAAACGCACACGTTTGCAACTACTTCAACTTAACTCAAGTTGGAATAGTACCGTCAAAGTACAAAAGTAGAAGAGGATCATTGAGTATCAGTTCAGCTGGGAtgctgataaagaaaaaaatcgtATTTTAAACAGTGTGAACAATctcaaatgcatttaattaagAAGAAAGCGCAATAGCCTAGTTGTGTTGCACTGTTTTGCATCCCAAGTAGTTAAATGTGGTTAAAACTAAAAACGTAACATAAACTTTCGCTAATTTATCTCTTGTCGTACTATGTCCATCAGCAGTTCCCCGGTTAACCGTTGGGGGGAACGGAAGAGTCGGCGTGCCCGCTCCAGGGCCCGCTCCCCATCCGTGCGTAAGATCCGGCCTGGGGGAAAGGGATGAATGTTAATTTCAAAGATGGCGGCggagggaggagggaaggaGATGAACGAAATTAAAACTCAGTTCACCACTCGGGAAGGCGTCTACAAACTCCTCACTCACTCCGAATACAGTCGTCCTAACAGGGTCCCTTTCAACTCGCAGGGCTCCAACCCCGTCAAGGTCTCCTTCGTGAACGTCAACGACCAGTCGGGCAACGGCGACAGGATCTGTTTCAATGTGGGCCGTGAGCTCTACTTCTACATTTACAAAGGCGTTAGAAAGGTAGCGTACTAACGCGGCTAATTTCAGCGGGAATCCGCGATGGCGCATGTTAAAATACACCAACGCTGATCGAACTCTTGCTTCAgtcttgtgttgtctgttttcACTAACTCTGACAGGTGCTTGTCTCTCTGACAGCTAGTTAGCTTGAAGCTATGATGAACGCTAGCCTACTGGCTAGTTAGCTAACGCCACTTGCTAACGTTAGCGACCCAGCAGCCAGTTTGACGCCAGGGGCAAAAATTCCATCCACAGTGGCTTACTCTGTTTTAGTTTTACCGATTGCTTAGATTCGTGGGCTTACAATGCAGTCATTGGGGTAGAGGTGAGTTTTTAACTTGATCTGTGCTGTCGGGATTGCTGCAATAACGGTTCTAGTTCGTGATGACAGTGGCAGTTTCACGTTTCCGCCCATAAACACCTGTCGACGCCCTTTGACTGACAGATGTGGAGAAATGGCAATGATGCCGATTCATTGTGTGAACAGTAGTTTCTGGCCAGCAAGCTAACTGCTGCCGTCCCCCTTTAATAAAATGGCCCTTATCTTGGGCATGTGCCTGGACAAACAGCTCAAACAGCTGATAGCTCATCTTGTAGGTAAATGCTAATATAATTTTGATATTAACGATGCCCCCTAGTTTcgttaattttttttgtttacagagTATACACGTTAGTGAAGTATATTTTAGCATTCACTGTAAATCTTTCAAAGAAGTAAGAATAATTCGTTAGGTAAATTATTGTGCTTGTGGGTCTTGACACGTGATGATTTTCTAGTTAAACAGAAGCTGGAGAACCAAGTGAGCTTAACTGTGGTTTTCACAGTATCAAGCTTAGAGTATTTTTGGAGTCATCAGAAGTAGCACGATTGCatcaacattttagaaatgtataaagCAGTCATGTATATATTTTGCCCCTAATGGCGTGGTTTCATTTAACTGCTAGGATTTGGCTGACCGATAAAactgtgttgtagctttttaaCAAATCGTACACAAAGATTCATGgtgtatgttttatttctaatttaaaaGTGCAGTGAACTGGCTAAATGCTGAAATACCAGACATTAGAGAGACTGCAGAAAGTTTGTTGTAGAAAAGTCAAAAAGGATATAGAGAAACAGTGAAACTTCAAGGTATTATGGTTTTGGGCAAATTGGTCACATAATAGAGGTTGAGGCTGTGTGGTTCACTAACATAACACAAGAATTGTCAAGATAGAATGTGGTATtatttgtcttgtttctgtGATGCAGCTAAAATGGTGctagttttttttccttgtaaaGTTTTGCCGGAGCAGATAAATGTCTACAGTTTTGAAGCCAAAACAGTTCGACTGTGATTATGTATTGCACCCTGAGAGACCACCTGTATTACTGTTTATATCCTGAATGAGCATTaacataatttctttctttctctataTGTACCATTTTGGTGGTAACATTAATTATGAATGCATACAATTATTGGATATaactgtgtttttcagtggaatTAACCTCTTTAAACTCTTCCTAACAtctttttaacacttttaacacattttgtctttctgaGGAAAGACACTGAATTTCACATCTAGCAGTAGTGAACGAACCACCGAGTCATCATCTTAAACTCTCAGAATTTTCCATTCTACTACAAGTGTAAACTGTAGATCATTAACAAATGGAACAGTTGTTATACTGgttatctacagtatgtgccaGGGTGTCTTGCTCATAGCATAAAGTACTGTTTGAATTACAGCACATCAGAAAGGCTAACATCTACAAACTTAATATTACAGAAAATACTGGAAAGATCAGTATAACTGCACATTTAACTCCAGTGGTTTTTTACTGACAGTTTTAATACCAATTCAAAAATGAATTTTATACATCTAAAGGTTATTGCACTTACTTCACGTGCTGTCATGCTTTCTCTCTTCAGGCTGCTGACCTCAGCAAGCCCATAGACAAGCGTATCTACAAGGGAACGCAGCCCACCTGCCATGATTTCAACCACCTCACAGCTACAGCGGAGAGTGTTTCCTTACTGGTGGGTTTCTCGGCAGGACAGGTACAGCTTATTGACCCCATCAAGAAGGAGACAAGCAAACTTTTCAATGAGGAGGTAGGTCTCTTAAAAACGGGGAACATTAGTGAGAGTTATGTGTAGGGTTTCCTTCAAGTACCAGGTGCTGATCCATAGAGGGCAAAGTAAAGTAGTAAATTTTCAGATTAAAATGTTCAACAGATGgattattgtattgtattgtattattattattattattatctcatCCAGTCCCGTATACACATTTACTTCTGCTAATGCATATTCTACCAGCAATCCTGAAAATCACTTAATGACCTAAGATTCATATAGATCCATACAAGATAATGTAGCGGCCTATAATAATTTCTTGATGAAACTGAACTATTGTTTTTCTTCCCTATTTTCCTCCCCTGTCTGCCTCTCAAAAATCAACCATCTTTCTGTCCTGATAGAGACTAATAGACAAGTCCAGAGTAACATGTGTGAAATGGGTGCCAGGCTCTGAGAGCCTGTTTCTTGTGTCTCATGCCAGTGGGAATATGTACCTGTACAACGTGGAGCATACTTGTGGCACAACTGCACCACACTACCAGCTGCTGAAACAGGGAGAGAACTACTCTGTACACACTTGTAAGAGTAAATCCACGCGGAACCCTCTCCTTAAATGGACAGTGGGTGAGGGGGCTTTGAATGAGTTTTCTTTCTCACCTGATGGGAAGTTCCTAGCCTGTGTGAGCCAAGACGGGTTCCTGCGGGTGTTCAACTTTGACGCTGTTGAGCTGCATGGCACTATGAAGAGTTACTTTGGTggcttgttgtgtgtgtgctggagcCCTGATGGAAAGTACATAGTTGCAGGTGGAGAGGACGATCTAGTGACTGTGTGGTCATTCTTGGACTGCAGAGTTATTGCACGTGGTCATGGGCACAAATCGTGGGTGAGTGTGGTGGCATTTGACCATTACACTACCAGCGTGGAGGAGAGTGACCCAGTGGAGTTCAGCGGCAGTGATGAGGACTTCCAGGATCAGATGATCCACTTTGGACGAGACCGGGCCAACAGCACGCAGTCTCGACTCTCGAAGCGCAACTCCACAGACAGCCGGCCTGTTAGTGTGACATACCGGTTTGGCTCAGTCGGCCAGGACACTCAGCTGTGCCTGTGGGACCTCACTGAGGACATCCTTTTCCCCCATCTTCCGCTTTCACGGACACGGACGCATACTAACGTGATGAATGCTACTAGCCCCCCTGCGGGTGCTACAATAATCACTAACACCTCTAGTAACACTGCTAATGGAAACAACAGCGGTGCCAATACTCCTGGCATTAACTCCCTCTCTTCTACATTACCACGCTCCAACAGCCTACCCCATTCAACCAGCACCACAACAACGGCAAACAACACCAACAAGGCTGGCAGTGGTGGTGGAATTGGCACTGGTATTATGGATAGTGCTATAGCTACAGGTGTGAGTAAGTTTGCGACGCTGTCACTCCATGATCGCAAAGATCGACACCACGAGAAGGACCACAAACGCAACCACAGCATGGGTCACATCAGCAGTAAGAGCAGCGACAAGCTCAACTTGTTGACCAAAACCAAAACGGACCCTGCAAAGACACTGGGCACTGTGCTGTGCCCACGCATGGAGGATGTGCCCCTCTTGGAGCCCCTCATCTGTAAAAAGATAGCACACGAGAGACTGACTGTACTCATATTTTTAGAGGACTGTTTAGTGACTGCTTGTCAGGAGGGATTTATTTGCACATGGGCAAGGCCAGGCAAAGTGGTAAGTTCTTTTTAATGTAGGCAATGTGGGGCAATTCGAAGTAATAACATTGTTTAtttagctgttttaaaatcagctgcagGCTGTAACTAAAAATCAACACGTATTCTGGAAGcataaaataaactgtggaCATTTGAAATGATCTTTAGCTTTTATAGgctgtttataattttttacaGACAGGCAAGTAATGTGTCAGAGTTTGTTTAATGAACATCTGCTTAACAGTGAAAAGTTTTAGATTTAACAAACGCCGTAAAAAAATATTCTGGGTAGTCAAGATTCtaaaaaaagaggaaggttCCATATGAAGTATGTTCATTGGTTCATCATTATCACCCCACAATATATAGCAGCATAGCCAATAAATCATCTGCATACAGtttaacatttcagcttttatgcAAATGGCTTTGTATTTGCCCCAAATATCTCTGTAGTCTGTCATGTgcttaaaacaaatatgtttacGCATTTTTATacttccctttttttctgtgttttgagaGATTTTCCTGAAACCATAATGGTTTGCTCGTCAAACATAACAGGCAGAATGAAGGCTAGTCCATTGAGTGAGACTGTTTCTTTTAACCAGAGTCAGACATTAACAGGGTTTTGAGGCAGAAATGCCCTTGAAACAGCAAATGTTTCTGAATAATCGGAATCTAAATCTGAGAATACATTACCATATTGTTGATGTGCACATGACAAGAAACGTAACACATACACTACTCGCAAAACTTTAGGGATAAATGACTTTTCGGTTAAATTTcggaatgcacctaaaatgcactataacctttacaggtgaacttaatatGACCTTCTCTacacttttgaatgcacatgtccagtcgttcaatgtttcagtacatGTTGTTAACATGCTGTTCTCCAACAAGGTGATTAAGTGCAAAAATCCCAGATTTAATAATGGATCATGTCTGATGCATGAATtaaccactaaatgttctggttcaatgacaatttgtatttaaagagtcctcttgacattttaaaatcatgaaaCCAACACAACACAATGCCCATAAAACCACATCAGGAATTCAGAAAAGTTCTAGATCAATAGGTCAGTGTTGGTCAAGTACCTTGATCAAGTAAACCCCTCAAATATACACTCGCTCAGCATCCACTGCGACTGCTCTACATGGCCCTTTTTATATAGCTGCAGAAGACTGGGATATTAAAACACCAGCCCAGAGGCTGATTTTTAAAGAGCTATTTggtgcttttaattttatttattttttgctataATGTGAACTTTCCCAATGCAAATCtccctgttttccttttttcaggGTTTATTGTCATCCCAAAACCAAGCCAGCTCTCCCAGTGGAACAGTAGTATAGCCACAATATTTCTGCTGCTAAAGAACCCTGCAACCCAGAGTCTGATGCTGCTCTTCACCCTGCAAGCATTGCaagttttccttttcttttctacccGTGCCCCCCTCCTCATTTTGTTAACggcttttgtgttgtttttgtttctcactcACTTGACCTAGAGGAGGGATCAAGAAAGAAAAGGTGTGGTGCAGTTGTGGACTATTGCGCTAATGTTTTCTGaagttttaatgtattttagattttttttttttttttttttttatcctttaatGTCAGTTCTCATCAGACTGTGTTAAAGTTTGACTTTGTTAGATGCAAACCAGATAATTGTGGTTTGAGATTAAGAGGATAGTTAATTTAACTTTCATAATATGTGCATACCCACCATTTTCGTTTAAACCTTGTGCAGCCCTGTGGCAGCTCAGGGTTTTTCACTAAAGCATGGATTTTGGATCAACTATCCTTTCATGACCAAATGTGTGAGCATCTGGAAATCCGCAttcactcacttttttttttttttttttttagtagaatCTCCCCATCAATGACTTTGCACTGATTTTCttagttattttgtttgtttttataactATAATGGAACAAAAAAAGAGGGTTGAGGACTGCCTTGTTGCACTCGGCTTTAACATCCTCAGTCTTAAAATCTGAATCTATAAAGCTGGATTCTGCAATCATagtctttttaaacaaaaataattgtttgcaCTTAAATTAGTTTATTAGAAGAAAATGGCTTTACTTTTTTGGGTGTGCTCAGAACTCACAGATGGCTAATACAGTAGGtgaagaaaatgataaaaactattaaaacctTTATCTATtgagcatttattttaatattatttcagATTCAAATCTGCTCTGTATCATAATGTGTATATTGTAATTAACTGATTTGATGGGGCCTAAGCAAACTACCATTACTCCAGTGGAAGTTTTGTCATTGATAGTTATATTTCTAAAGCCTAA is a window from the Channa argus isolate prfri chromosome 16, Channa argus male v1.0, whole genome shotgun sequence genome containing:
- the wdr20a gene encoding WD repeat-containing protein 20 isoform X1, giving the protein MLISKMAAEGGGKEMNEIKTQFTTREGVYKLLTHSEYSRPNRVPFNSQGSNPVKVSFVNVNDQSGNGDRICFNVGRELYFYIYKGVRKAADLSKPIDKRIYKGTQPTCHDFNHLTATAESVSLLVGFSAGQVQLIDPIKKETSKLFNEERLIDKSRVTCVKWVPGSESLFLVSHASGNMYLYNVEHTCGTTAPHYQLLKQGENYSVHTCKSKSTRNPLLKWTVGEGALNEFSFSPDGKFLACVSQDGFLRVFNFDAVELHGTMKSYFGGLLCVCWSPDGKYIVAGGEDDLVTVWSFLDCRVIARGHGHKSWVSVVAFDHYTTSVEESDPVEFSGSDEDFQDQMIHFGRDRANSTQSRLSKRNSTDSRPVSVTYRFGSVGQDTQLCLWDLTEDILFPHLPLSRTRTHTNVMNATSPPAGATIITNTSSNTANGNNSGANTPGINSLSSTLPRSNSLPHSTSTTTTANNTNKAGSGGGIGTGIMDSAIATGVSKFATLSLHDRKDRHHEKDHKRNHSMGHISSKSSDKLNLLTKTKTDPAKTLGTVLCPRMEDVPLLEPLICKKIAHERLTVLIFLEDCLVTACQEGFICTWARPGKVGLLSSQNQASSPSGTVV
- the LOC137101774 gene encoding uncharacterized protein, encoding MDHLAFKYMEMCKVESSTDSDSEISPRWSDTSTMGCVSSAPESGTFRRTLPLKAAARHGCCSLFLDPYDGSSEDSDESNIDDGVSRRTKQQGKGGGGCRFSGCSRRFMLLHPASVALREVMKTGMRDPVIDQQQLLDVQTKCGAGPEVWVCELDTLPSNSDKDACIELPVDAVTDSTMHTQTMETDLWLDDSGLQATISSTPQTSRPLTPAGESSSQMPHSSSERAASPCNLRSIYKRKLGLPGAEVLELGQRKRQCVVDMEDK
- the wdr20a gene encoding WD repeat-containing protein 20 isoform X2; the encoded protein is MLISKMAAEGGGKEMNEIKTQFTTREGVYKLLTHSEYSRPNRVPFNSQGSNPVKVSFVNVNDQSGNGDRICFNAADLSKPIDKRIYKGTQPTCHDFNHLTATAESVSLLVGFSAGQVQLIDPIKKETSKLFNEERLIDKSRVTCVKWVPGSESLFLVSHASGNMYLYNVEHTCGTTAPHYQLLKQGENYSVHTCKSKSTRNPLLKWTVGEGALNEFSFSPDGKFLACVSQDGFLRVFNFDAVELHGTMKSYFGGLLCVCWSPDGKYIVAGGEDDLVTVWSFLDCRVIARGHGHKSWVSVVAFDHYTTSVEESDPVEFSGSDEDFQDQMIHFGRDRANSTQSRLSKRNSTDSRPVSVTYRFGSVGQDTQLCLWDLTEDILFPHLPLSRTRTHTNVMNATSPPAGATIITNTSSNTANGNNSGANTPGINSLSSTLPRSNSLPHSTSTTTTANNTNKAGSGGGIGTGIMDSAIATGVSKFATLSLHDRKDRHHEKDHKRNHSMGHISSKSSDKLNLLTKTKTDPAKTLGTVLCPRMEDVPLLEPLICKKIAHERLTVLIFLEDCLVTACQEGFICTWARPGKVGLLSSQNQASSPSGTVV